A stretch of Patescibacteria group bacterium DNA encodes these proteins:
- a CDS encoding tryptophan-rich sensory protein, with translation MSVKKFGWYYVVIPLATFFVAALGSLITSDGMPWYATLTLPSWTPPGQAIGVAWTAIYILTALSAILVWQHFPRDRTLALITGAYVVNALLNILWSAVFFGQHNLARAVDVAMLLSLSVLVLIILISKHSRFAATLLAPYFLWASFASYLSYAVWRLNGG, from the coding sequence ATGTCAGTTAAAAAATTTGGTTGGTATTACGTTGTCATTCCGCTTGCTACGTTCTTTGTTGCTGCCTTAGGCAGCTTGATAACGAGTGATGGAATGCCTTGGTATGCCACGCTCACGTTGCCATCGTGGACGCCACCTGGGCAGGCAATTGGCGTGGCCTGGACTGCTATTTATATTCTGACCGCCCTTTCGGCGATTTTGGTGTGGCAACATTTTCCAAGAGACAGAACGCTCGCACTCATCACCGGTGCCTACGTTGTGAATGCGCTACTCAACATTTTGTGGAGCGCAGTGTTTTTTGGCCAGCATAATTTGGCACGGGCGGTTGATGTTGCCATGCTGCTGAGCTTGTCTGTGCTCGTCCTCATCATTCTTATCTCAAAGCATTCAAGATTTGCCGCAACGTTACTCGCGCCGTACTTTCTGTGGGCGTCTTTTGCGTCATACCTGTCCTATGCAGTTTGGCGGTTGAACGGGGGATAA
- a CDS encoding inositol monophosphatase translates to MKAYKKELEVCFSLVPYLHRTLLRHYKRGVRGLAYKPNGSEVTATDHALERTVTKVLRQHFPKDQINGEEFGVTGGNSKRVWVIDPLDGTAQFVAGTGNFCSMIGLVENGQPVLGFIHLPNSNETYYATRGGGAYMRKRGVTRKLALRQVPDIEVARFSGPSDWNKATILRQKVAKAIGLPQSHYRAIGSIGVEHCMVASHQLDVVLTTHPQLGPWDVVPCEVIITEAGGTVTDLSGKVVRPNGTARVYNRGILSTSTIVHKQILKRLRKAGYKQ, encoded by the coding sequence ATGAAAGCATACAAAAAAGAGTTAGAAGTGTGTTTTAGTTTGGTGCCATATTTGCACCGAACACTGCTCAGGCATTACAAACGTGGTGTACGAGGATTAGCATATAAACCGAATGGCAGCGAAGTAACGGCAACTGATCACGCCCTTGAGCGAACGGTTACGAAAGTGTTGCGGCAGCACTTTCCAAAGGATCAAATAAACGGTGAAGAATTTGGCGTTACTGGCGGCAATTCAAAAAGGGTGTGGGTGATTGACCCCTTAGACGGCACGGCACAGTTCGTGGCCGGTACGGGAAATTTTTGCAGCATGATTGGACTGGTTGAGAATGGTCAGCCAGTGCTTGGGTTCATTCATTTACCAAACAGCAACGAAACGTATTATGCCACCCGTGGCGGCGGGGCATACATGCGAAAGAGGGGAGTAACAAGAAAATTGGCTCTGCGACAGGTGCCCGACATAGAGGTAGCAAGATTTAGCGGGCCGAGTGACTGGAATAAAGCCACTATACTTCGGCAAAAGGTTGCAAAAGCGATAGGGTTACCACAGTCACATTATCGTGCCATTGGGAGCATTGGGGTTGAGCACTGTATGGTGGCCAGCCATCAACTGGACGTTGTTCTTACAACTCACCCACAGCTTGGCCCGTGGGACGTTGTGCCGTGTGAGGTAATTATTACTGAAGCGGGTGGAACGGTAACTGATTTGTCGGGCAAGGTAGTGCGGCCCAACGGAACAGCGCGTGTATATAATCGCGGCATTCTTTCCACTTCGACTATAGTACATAAACAAATTTTGAAACGATTACGAAAAGCAGGCTATAAGCAGTAG
- a CDS encoding DoxX family membrane protein, giving the protein MEMLVVAGRVLFGGYFLMMALNHFKNRAMMVGYAASKGVPQASVAVVGSGILLLLGGIYIVFGFYIPAAVLFLTLFLVPVSFKMHAFWAVTDPQMKMAEQVNFMKNMALLGAVWMMLAIPQPWVPGIM; this is encoded by the coding sequence ATGGAGATGCTTGTTGTTGCTGGTCGCGTTCTGTTTGGTGGCTACTTTCTCATGATGGCGCTCAATCATTTTAAGAATCGAGCTATGATGGTGGGCTACGCCGCTTCAAAGGGTGTGCCACAAGCCAGCGTCGCAGTTGTAGGAAGTGGCATATTACTATTACTCGGCGGTATCTACATCGTGTTTGGTTTCTACATTCCAGCCGCAGTTCTGTTTTTAACGTTGTTCCTTGTGCCGGTATCGTTCAAGATGCATGCTTTCTGGGCAGTAACTGACCCACAAATGAAAATGGCAGAGCAGGTGAACTTTATGAAGAATATGGCGCTTCTTGGCGCAGTGTGGATGATGTTGGCGATTCCACAGCCGTGGGTGCCGGGCATCATGTAA
- a CDS encoding calcium/sodium antiporter, which yields MIYFWILVFVLSVGALIKGADWFTVSAERIGLALGLTPFIVGVTIVGAGTSFPELISSMAGALRGVTDIVAANVIGSNIANILLIVGLASVFAKKLTVSKNLIDLDIPLLAASTALLLGVVWDQTVTFGEGVLLVIVYCVYLTYTVVHVDDEVEVAVLPSRVTRREHIVQPQQLVTVRPTLRFFDIGMLVLGLLVLIVSAKYLIDSLIALSSLTGIAVGVISITAVAVGTSLPELIVSLRAAMRGKTEVALGNIFGSNVFNGLIVLGFPGLFRQLHVDDQTFMIGVPTLIVATLLFVISGISRRIHMWEGAFFVAIYVLFVSKLFGWL from the coding sequence ATGATTTATTTTTGGATACTCGTGTTTGTGCTGTCAGTAGGTGCGCTCATAAAAGGTGCTGACTGGTTTACGGTGAGCGCTGAGCGAATCGGACTTGCGCTGGGGCTCACCCCGTTTATTGTTGGTGTTACAATTGTCGGCGCCGGAACATCGTTTCCAGAACTCATTTCATCTATGGCCGGTGCGCTGCGCGGTGTAACTGATATTGTTGCCGCAAATGTGATTGGTTCAAATATTGCTAACATTTTGCTCATTGTTGGATTGGCGTCTGTCTTTGCCAAGAAATTGACTGTCTCAAAAAATCTCATTGATTTAGATATACCGCTTTTGGCAGCCAGCACCGCCTTGCTGTTAGGCGTGGTCTGGGACCAAACAGTAACGTTTGGCGAGGGAGTGCTGCTTGTGATTGTCTACTGTGTATACTTAACGTATACCGTTGTTCACGTTGATGACGAGGTAGAGGTGGCAGTGCTGCCGTCGAGAGTGACCCGACGGGAACACATTGTGCAGCCGCAGCAACTTGTTACAGTCCGCCCGACATTACGGTTTTTTGATATCGGGATGCTCGTTCTTGGCCTGCTTGTACTTATTGTGAGCGCCAAGTACTTAATCGATTCACTTATTGCGCTTTCGTCTCTCACTGGCATTGCGGTTGGTGTTATTTCAATTACGGCTGTGGCGGTAGGCACATCACTTCCAGAGCTCATCGTTTCGTTGCGTGCGGCGATGCGTGGTAAAACAGAGGTTGCCCTTGGTAATATTTTTGGTTCAAACGTATTTAATGGGCTTATTGTTCTTGGATTCCCTGGTTTGTTCCGTCAGCTACACGTTGATGATCAGACGTTTATGATTGGTGTGCCGACGTTAATCGTTGCGACACTGCTTTTTGTTATTTCCGGTATCTCACGCAGAATTCATATGTGGGAAGGTGCCTTTTTTGTTGCTATCTACGTGCTTTTTGTGTCAAAACTCTTTGGCTGGCTGTAA
- a CDS encoding S8 family serine peptidase, whose amino-acid sequence MKRTFISACLAVFIILPFGASAATLSKNPFSVIDQTVSIYASSGENFDTLSSYSSVCFNDTNHCFLSTSFSSSSVKWLWTSTKITIPIPSDLNPIGDIIVYNQGSRQVCYGGDYCYSETYAQEKARISYQIQPVIVSVSPLVPKQNEQVVINGYGFGPTSGQVLFDDSGASVINWSDRSITVIASQGVGVAKKIKVSSSAGTSTTFGLFEYLDQISAPQAWQTVGTAPVVVAVIDDGVYINHPDLSPYIWRNPGEVVGNGIDDDHNGYIDDVLGYNFVDNSSRVDPKGSHGTLVASTVLATTGRGVMGNASKMNIRIMPVIVSDVQGNSSFQSLAAGIRYAADNGADVINISLGSRGTIGYTDSLTPAIQYAFDHGKVVVVAGGNGDLQANNGENLNFTPQSPVCNNNGSQLALGVGALDNTDVQTNGRVRTGWSNHGSNCINISAPGVGIVGASVPSFNSGSFYSQEDGTSYSSPIVAGVAAMVKGTTPKMKNWEIMNRVIGTADNIDNVNLGFAGQIGGRVNAYKAIGNQSTSGSIVSVSPNEAFAGTPVVVTIKNFSSDYTLRISGQGTPGGSTTDSPISWSSIAPLAADKFSVVIPASLPTGTYSFRLVSPTGNEYGTGENSLHVTNDGRSVPKNPSPEQSIPTTPSSQVTAPTQGTPVVTPSTKSLLARLLGYIVLQVQQHGEAWYIHPDTGLRYYMQDGSVAYQMMRSFGLGITDTDLGKIPTVGSEQAMKDSTSVCNANSTANKLKGKILLQVQQHGEAWYVHPDKCRRIYMKDGGVAYQIMRFLSLGITNTDLTKIPEGSL is encoded by the coding sequence ATGAAAAGAACATTCATCAGCGCCTGTTTAGCAGTTTTCATCATTCTTCCTTTTGGGGCGAGTGCTGCAACGCTTTCAAAAAATCCATTCTCAGTGATTGATCAGACCGTTTCCATTTATGCGAGTTCGGGGGAGAATTTTGATACACTATCGTCATACAGTTCCGTTTGCTTCAACGATACTAATCATTGTTTCCTTAGCACCAGCTTTAGTAGTTCAAGCGTAAAATGGTTATGGACTTCCACCAAAATAACTATCCCCATTCCTTCGGATCTCAACCCAATCGGGGACATTATCGTCTACAACCAAGGCTCGCGGCAGGTCTGCTATGGGGGAGACTATTGTTATAGCGAAACCTATGCACAAGAGAAGGCTCGAATTAGTTATCAGATTCAGCCCGTGATCGTTTCAGTGTCTCCGTTAGTGCCCAAGCAAAATGAACAGGTCGTGATTAATGGTTACGGTTTTGGGCCCACATCGGGTCAGGTGCTCTTCGATGATTCGGGTGCCTCGGTTATCAACTGGAGCGACCGATCAATTACGGTCATCGCATCGCAGGGGGTAGGCGTGGCAAAAAAAATAAAGGTAAGCAGTTCAGCCGGAACAAGCACAACCTTCGGACTTTTTGAATATTTAGACCAGATATCTGCACCCCAAGCCTGGCAGACTGTGGGCACTGCCCCCGTAGTAGTGGCCGTCATCGATGATGGTGTCTATATTAATCATCCGGATCTTTCACCCTATATATGGCGTAATCCTGGTGAGGTGGTGGGTAACGGAATCGATGACGATCATAATGGGTACATCGATGATGTGTTGGGCTATAATTTTGTCGATAATTCATCCCGAGTGGATCCTAAGGGCAGTCACGGTACGTTGGTCGCAAGCACGGTTTTGGCGACCACCGGTCGCGGGGTGATGGGCAATGCTTCAAAGATGAACATTCGCATTATGCCTGTTATCGTGAGTGATGTTCAAGGAAACTCTTCCTTTCAATCTCTGGCGGCAGGCATTCGCTACGCTGCTGACAATGGTGCGGATGTAATAAATATCAGTCTGGGTAGTCGCGGCACCATTGGTTACACCGATTCTCTGACGCCCGCAATTCAATATGCTTTTGATCACGGGAAGGTAGTGGTGGTTGCGGGAGGGAACGGGGATTTGCAAGCTAATAATGGTGAGAACCTTAATTTTACACCCCAGAGCCCAGTCTGCAACAACAATGGGTCACAATTGGCGCTTGGTGTAGGGGCGCTCGATAATACAGACGTGCAAACAAATGGTAGGGTACGCACGGGTTGGTCAAACCATGGCAGTAATTGTATCAATATTTCTGCGCCCGGAGTGGGTATAGTTGGAGCATCAGTTCCCAGTTTTAATAGCGGTTCATTTTACAGCCAGGAGGACGGGACTTCTTATTCGAGCCCCATCGTTGCGGGTGTAGCCGCTATGGTGAAAGGGACGACTCCCAAAATGAAAAACTGGGAAATAATGAATCGTGTTATTGGAACGGCTGATAATATCGATAATGTTAATCTTGGTTTTGCGGGTCAGATCGGAGGGAGAGTAAACGCATACAAAGCTATTGGCAATCAATCCACCTCTGGCTCCATTGTGTCTGTCAGCCCTAACGAAGCATTTGCAGGTACTCCGGTGGTAGTTACCATCAAAAATTTTTCTTCGGATTATACGCTGCGTATTTCCGGGCAAGGGACACCAGGTGGTAGTACGACTGACTCTCCAATTTCTTGGTCGAGTATCGCACCATTGGCGGCCGATAAGTTCTCGGTAGTTATTCCAGCAAGCCTGCCGACGGGGACGTATTCTTTCCGTCTAGTTTCTCCGACTGGTAATGAATATGGTACGGGTGAAAATAGTCTACATGTCACAAATGACGGTCGTTCTGTTCCTAAAAATCCGAGCCCCGAACAAAGCATTCCAACAACGCCTTCAAGTCAGGTGACAGCACCGACTCAAGGCACTCCTGTGGTAACGCCTAGCACTAAGTCGTTATTGGCCAGGCTGCTAGGTTATATTGTCCTCCAGGTGCAGCAGCATGGGGAAGCGTGGTATATACATCCAGACACAGGATTGCGCTACTATATGCAGGATGGTTCAGTGGCTTATCAAATGATGCGGTCATTTGGCCTAGGAATTACAGATACTGATTTGGGCAAAATTCCGACTGTGGGTAGTGAGCAAGCGATGAAAGATAGCACGAGCGTTTGTAACGCTAACTCAACCGCTAATAAATTAAAAGGTAAAATTCTTCTGCAGGTTCAACAGCATGGCGAAGCTTGGTATGTCCACCCAGATAAGTGTCGTAGAATATATATGAAAGATGGGGGTGTTGCTTATCAGATAATGCGATTCTTGAGCCTGGGCATCACGAATACTGATTTGACTAAGATACCTGAGGGGAGTTTATGA
- a CDS encoding serine hydrolase — protein MMKKKLLFLSVLLFLTFPATSVHAAAPSSVPLNVRLAGRIVLQVESYGRAWYIEPLTSTRYYLKNGETAYQLMRTLGLGISSSNLATIPTDTEPTRQTILGSRLAGRILLDVEQNGEAWYVNPLDGRRTYLKDGTAAYELMRAKALGIKNTDLATIPTSPNQLVPDTAFNSVAYAKVVNGTLLTGSDAQHRLPPASMTKLLTALVLIDHGIASKWDDTVAVTQFHLSYPISVVGDDTTSEVNLKVGDVLTKRDLWWAMLIASSNQATIALVDSSGLTRNEFIAAMNAKIKQLGLTQSEFFDPTGLSAENVTTPYEMALIAEAAFANADIAAPSNTGTYIINTQNAPSRKITVADRNYSLRTYGAEAAKTGFLVEAQRCVSLKVNGSIIVIMHARSMTERNTILTQLTKQL, from the coding sequence ATGATGAAAAAGAAACTTCTATTTTTAAGCGTACTACTTTTTTTAACTTTTCCTGCCACCTCTGTCCATGCGGCCGCACCATCTAGTGTACCGCTCAACGTCCGCCTCGCTGGTCGAATTGTGTTGCAGGTCGAAAGCTACGGCCGTGCGTGGTACATAGAACCGCTTACGAGCACTCGCTACTACCTAAAAAATGGCGAAACCGCCTACCAATTAATGCGTACACTTGGCCTTGGCATTTCGTCCAGTAACCTCGCAACTATCCCAACAGACACAGAACCCACACGCCAAACTATCCTCGGCTCGCGCTTGGCTGGGCGAATACTTTTAGACGTCGAGCAGAACGGCGAAGCGTGGTACGTAAACCCGCTGGATGGTCGCCGCACCTATCTCAAAGACGGCACAGCGGCGTACGAGCTCATGCGTGCCAAAGCATTAGGTATTAAAAACACTGACCTCGCTACTATCCCAACCTCACCGAATCAACTCGTGCCTGACACAGCGTTCAACAGTGTTGCGTATGCAAAGGTGGTAAACGGGACACTTCTGACTGGCAGCGACGCGCAGCACCGCTTGCCGCCGGCTTCAATGACAAAGTTGCTAACAGCCCTTGTTTTAATAGACCACGGCATTGCAAGTAAGTGGGACGACACAGTGGCAGTAACGCAGTTTCACCTCAGCTATCCAATCTCTGTTGTTGGCGACGACACAACAAGCGAAGTGAATTTAAAGGTTGGTGACGTTCTTACCAAGCGTGATTTATGGTGGGCCATGCTGATTGCTTCATCAAACCAAGCCACCATTGCGCTCGTTGACAGCTCCGGCCTGACGCGGAATGAATTTATTGCCGCCATGAATGCAAAAATCAAACAGCTAGGGTTAACCCAAAGTGAATTTTTCGACCCAACAGGACTCAGCGCAGAAAATGTAACAACCCCGTATGAAATGGCACTCATTGCTGAGGCGGCATTTGCGAATGCCGACATTGCCGCACCGAGCAACACCGGCACGTACATCATCAATACCCAAAATGCACCGTCACGAAAAATTACAGTTGCTGACAGAAATTACAGTCTGCGTACGTACGGCGCAGAAGCCGCAAAAACAGGCTTTCTTGTTGAAGCCCAGCGTTGTGTTTCTTTGAAAGTTAACGGCAGCATCATTGTCATCATGCACGCCCGAAGCATGACCGAACGAAATACTATTTTAACTCAGCTCACCAAACAGCTTTAA
- a CDS encoding dual specificity protein phosphatase produces MKPDEQPVTLEFSKITDNIYIGSNACCQIRFAEPLLKEGITADLSLEEDHVDMPFGVSFYLWLPVPDMLPPTIDQLEVGVAYMTKVIELGHKVLVHCRWGHGRGPTMVAAYLVRTGMSVDAAIQLMTEKRPVVHIEVEQVAALRQFALRKV; encoded by the coding sequence ATGAAACCTGACGAACAGCCAGTTACGCTGGAATTTAGCAAAATCACTGACAATATATACATTGGCAGCAATGCGTGCTGCCAAATTCGTTTTGCTGAGCCATTACTAAAAGAGGGCATTACTGCAGATTTGTCGTTAGAGGAAGACCACGTTGATATGCCGTTTGGCGTTTCGTTTTATCTGTGGTTGCCAGTCCCAGACATGTTGCCCCCAACCATTGATCAGCTTGAAGTGGGGGTGGCGTATATGACGAAAGTCATCGAGCTCGGTCACAAGGTACTGGTGCATTGCCGATGGGGCCATGGCCGCGGGCCCACAATGGTGGCGGCGTATTTGGTGCGTACCGGCATGAGTGTTGACGCGGCTATCCAACTCATGACTGAAAAACGACCGGTCGTTCATATAGAGGTTGAACAGGTTGCCGCACTTCGACAATTTGCGTTGCGAAAGGTATGA
- a CDS encoding AAA family ATPase yields the protein MKIRSIKISNILSFEYKDDIDLCESIVFNKNVNILIGPNGVGKSNFLEIINQIFKRILFKQPDFDFDTISKHENNPADTSLNQTLDLTRRSVSHLKKNKYSSSKIKKIKIEILLNDNDVSNLKFIHSNADKINDILNKYSRIKLNFDGKIIFDDIEKIKSLTLILEDKEDTNIFSISELSGSTAGTFITKYFEYFEFVQKIIFIANEREGESWSELKTSFVLIGCYRNYNSFSNSYSLSGYLVNAIRDVENKRKEENTKSADVAEPLVFEMVKKILSYRHSQLLFSEQLNAEGVSKKIKEEPLLTNINNLLKQLPLQLELNIVKKNPHDIVHQIFFIDLRDQKRIEVEELSAGQKSVLHFFFSIFGYDLSNGLLIIDEPELHLHPQIQEQYMLLIEKVALDNDMQFILATHSPIFVSRETINNVFRFSKATHFTHVSHPPIAASDQELVRILNYTNSSKIFFSKKVVLVEGESDEFFYRRFYEHLQKQNRGDDNIEFLAIKGKGAKELWFDFLQKFDVMTFFIGDWDNIIESGLLSNSELEKYKNNFRQQAFKGIDSGVFLQKNSKDRIILLENLKKYLEKNDPNLLSSLRDLIDYLTIRHLPCREIVEFINLNDRSTLASLNVQIESLYAQNRYYLKRGELEDYLGLRTKSLQDVIYFIENDFNSWLANTSFKSEVEEITQIFSDIIRK from the coding sequence ATGAAAATTAGATCAATAAAAATATCAAACATTCTAAGTTTTGAGTACAAAGATGATATTGACCTCTGTGAATCGATCGTTTTTAATAAGAACGTTAATATTCTGATAGGTCCAAACGGAGTCGGGAAAAGTAATTTTTTGGAAATTATCAATCAAATTTTTAAAAGAATTTTATTTAAGCAGCCTGATTTCGATTTCGATACTATTTCAAAGCACGAGAACAATCCGGCCGATACTTCTTTGAATCAAACTTTGGATTTGACGCGTCGCTCCGTGAGTCATTTAAAAAAAAATAAATACAGTAGTTCAAAAATTAAAAAAATTAAAATAGAAATTCTGCTTAATGATAACGATGTTAGCAATTTGAAATTTATTCATTCAAATGCGGATAAGATAAATGATATTTTGAATAAATATTCACGTATAAAGCTAAATTTTGATGGTAAAATTATTTTTGACGACATTGAAAAGATCAAGTCCCTCACCCTTATTTTGGAAGATAAAGAGGATACTAACATTTTTTCTATTTCAGAGTTGTCCGGTAGCACGGCTGGAACTTTTATAACAAAATATTTCGAGTATTTCGAGTTTGTTCAGAAAATTATTTTCATTGCAAATGAACGAGAAGGTGAAAGTTGGTCAGAGCTTAAAACAAGCTTCGTTTTAATAGGTTGCTACCGTAACTATAATAGTTTTTCTAACTCTTATAGTCTTAGTGGTTATCTTGTTAATGCCATCAGGGATGTTGAGAACAAACGAAAAGAAGAAAATACTAAGAGCGCCGATGTTGCGGAACCACTAGTTTTCGAGATGGTAAAAAAGATTTTATCATATCGACATTCTCAGCTCCTTTTTTCAGAACAGTTAAACGCTGAAGGAGTATCAAAAAAAATAAAAGAGGAGCCGTTGCTGACGAATATTAACAATTTATTAAAGCAACTCCCTCTTCAATTAGAATTGAATATTGTAAAGAAGAATCCTCACGATATCGTTCATCAAATTTTTTTTATTGACCTCAGGGATCAAAAGAGAATCGAAGTTGAAGAATTGAGCGCTGGACAAAAGAGTGTCCTGCATTTTTTCTTCAGCATATTTGGATACGATTTAAGTAATGGTCTGCTCATTATTGATGAACCGGAACTTCATCTACATCCACAAATTCAAGAGCAGTACATGTTGTTAATTGAAAAAGTAGCCCTCGATAATGACATGCAGTTTATTCTGGCGACTCATTCTCCAATTTTTGTATCACGAGAAACAATTAATAATGTCTTCAGATTTAGTAAGGCTACTCACTTCACGCACGTATCCCATCCTCCCATAGCAGCTTCTGACCAAGAATTGGTCAGAATATTAAATTATACTAATAGCTCAAAAATTTTCTTTTCTAAAAAAGTTGTACTTGTCGAAGGCGAGTCCGATGAATTTTTTTACCGAAGATTTTATGAGCACTTACAAAAGCAGAATAGAGGAGATGATAATATCGAATTTCTTGCAATAAAAGGGAAGGGCGCAAAGGAGCTATGGTTTGATTTTTTACAAAAATTTGACGTAATGACCTTCTTTATTGGCGACTGGGATAATATTATTGAGTCAGGTCTGCTAAGTAATTCAGAGTTAGAGAAATATAAAAATAATTTTAGACAACAGGCCTTTAAGGGAATTGATAGTGGTGTTTTTTTGCAAAAAAACAGTAAGGATCGAATAATTTTATTAGAAAATTTGAAAAAATATCTCGAAAAAAATGACCCAAATCTCTTGTCTAGTTTGAGGGATCTTATTGATTACTTAACGATAAGACACTTGCCCTGCAGAGAGATTGTTGAGTTTATAAATTTAAACGATCGATCAACTTTAGCCAGCCTCAATGTTCAGATAGAAAGTTTATATGCTCAGAATCGCTATTATCTTAAACGGGGCGAATTGGAAGATTATCTAGGATTACGAACGAAAAGCTTGCAAGATGTTATCTATTTCATTGAGAATGATTTTAATTCCTGGTTAGCGAATACTTCCTTCAAATCGGAAGTTGAAGAGATTACTCAAATATTCTCTGACATTATTAGAAAATGA
- a CDS encoding quinone-dependent dihydroorotate dehydrogenase, which translates to MDRLQIGDWLWRRVVQPRLFACDAEEAHARTIELLQRMQDSRQLWLLRALYQSPHVDQPVNIGGAQWRCPVGVAAGLDKQGEVVPALDALGVGAIEVGTVVPEQQDGNPRPRVFRYPQFRALTNRYGFNSVGVEQFALNLQKGMRCNPKASIGVSIGKNKATPDDRAIDDYVKVLAHILPLLREGDYIVVNISSPNTPGLRDIFLRLYSFLGQFMDQAEQVAFQLGVRMPPVHLKLPPDWAGDMAADVEAAVMAAAKSGIRAIQATNTTTDEAMKRRLGIIEAGGLSGAPLLEPSNRVLEVCAYVRRRHALDIGLVGIGGVESGSIALAKIGLGADAVQLYSGLVYRGPGLVHEILKAFARRVG; encoded by the coding sequence ATGGATCGTTTACAAATCGGTGACTGGCTATGGCGAAGGGTGGTGCAGCCGAGGTTGTTCGCATGTGACGCGGAAGAAGCACACGCGCGAACCATTGAGTTGCTGCAGCGAATGCAAGATTCGCGTCAGCTTTGGCTGCTCCGTGCACTCTACCAGAGTCCGCACGTGGACCAACCGGTAAACATCGGCGGCGCGCAGTGGCGGTGTCCGGTCGGCGTTGCCGCTGGGTTAGACAAGCAGGGTGAAGTCGTCCCGGCGCTTGATGCGCTGGGGGTTGGTGCCATCGAGGTCGGCACTGTCGTGCCAGAGCAACAAGACGGCAACCCGAGGCCGCGGGTGTTTCGCTACCCGCAGTTTCGGGCGTTGACAAACAGGTACGGCTTCAACTCCGTGGGTGTGGAGCAGTTCGCGTTGAATCTGCAGAAGGGAATGCGTTGCAATCCCAAGGCTTCAATTGGGGTGTCGATTGGGAAGAACAAGGCGACGCCCGATGATCGAGCCATTGACGACTATGTCAAAGTTCTGGCTCATATCTTGCCGCTGCTGCGCGAGGGCGACTACATCGTTGTGAACATTTCGAGCCCGAACACGCCTGGGCTGCGAGATATCTTCTTGCGCTTGTATTCATTTCTCGGTCAGTTCATGGACCAGGCCGAGCAAGTTGCATTTCAGTTGGGGGTACGTATGCCGCCGGTGCACTTGAAACTACCACCTGACTGGGCTGGCGACATGGCGGCTGATGTCGAGGCGGCAGTGATGGCAGCGGCCAAGTCGGGGATTCGTGCTATTCAGGCAACCAACACGACCACAGACGAAGCCATGAAGCGGCGGTTGGGTATCATCGAAGCTGGTGGCCTATCGGGGGCACCACTGCTCGAGCCTTCGAATCGCGTGCTCGAGGTTTGCGCCTATGTCAGGCGGAGGCACGCCCTGGATATTGGGCTGGTCGGGATTGGCGGCGTTGAATCGGGGAGCATCGCGCTTGCCAAGATTGGGCTCGGTGCGGACGCTGTGCAGCTTTACAGCGGGTTGGTCTACCGTGGTCCGGGCTTGGTGCATGAGATTCTGAAGGCTTTCGCTCGTCGGGTAGGCTAG